In Gossypium hirsutum isolate 1008001.06 chromosome A10, Gossypium_hirsutum_v2.1, whole genome shotgun sequence, the DNA window AAAGAGAGGTTATCTTGACCAGAAGAAAGATGTGGGGGAGGAATACtcacaataagtttaataatATCATCTGAAATCTAAACTCTAAGAAGATCCAAATTCCACTCACTTTCTTCTATAACCATGTCTTTGAGTTGATGGTCCATATAAAGATTAATGTGAATAGGGATATGATTAACCAGAGAGCCAAGTTATGGAATCCAATTATCCTTCTAGTAGCAGATATTGTTTCCATCATCCATAGACCAGACAATATTATCTCATAGCAATGGCCAAATTTTTTAGAGCGATCTCCAAAGAAAAGAACACTTTCTTCTAGATGGCCTCGGGAATACCTTTCTTAACCCTATACTTAGACCTAAGAACTTGTACCCACAAAGCATTAGTATTGGCCACAGTGTTGAATCCCTATTTCAACATAAAGGAATTATTTTGTTCTCTCATTGGATGAATACCGAGACCAACACAGATCTTTGGTTGACAAACCGCCTTCTAATTAACTAAGGAAATATTTGTATTCCCTCTTGATGAACCTCAAATGAACTACCGCACCAATCTTTCGATCTCCTTGCAAAGTTTTTAAGGAACAAGTAATGACGGCATAAAAAAATTAGGTATCGAAAGAAGAATTGATTGGGCAATGGTAACTCTACCGACAAAGGACAATTGTCTCACATCTCAACTCTACAGTTTGCTTCGAACCTTATCAATAACAAACCTCAAAGAGCTATTAGTCACCTTTTCGTGAAATAAAAGTATTCCCATATACTTGCTAAGACATTGGACTTTACGGAATCCAAGTATATTGCACAAATTATTTCCAGCCTCTTTGTCTACCCTTTTAGAGAAGAAAACATTAGTTTTGTacgcattaatttgatgccttaagcaaatacaaaatttatgtttaacttaatgataaaattaattaataactcAAAATTTACTTTCTTGGAATAAAAAAAACCTGCAAGTTTTGCTTCCTAAAAGATCAAAccctaattaaaaataaattagaaatttgCATAACTAAAGGTCTGTTTGAttggcagtaaaatgttttccgtaaaatgatttctgaaaaatgttttacttttctgtaaaatgacttactggaaaatattttctggtgtttgattgaatctgtgtaaaatattttctgctgtttgacagatttcctgaaaatattttccggaaaagttattttttacatatattaatatatattaataaatttttatattttaaattgtttttacatatattgcaatgatttatttataataatactcaataataagctacaatattgatcgttataaattaaaaaaatattatccacaatgagtactagtaagaatattgaataattataaattacttCGAAACCATAATGAgtactagaaataatattatccaaatacataattagtagtacaccacatagtaacaacattgtccaagtgcataatattacagcacataaaagtatcaatatcttcaaccctaAATTAACTACCAATGAACTAACAAAACGAGACTGAATTAGGAGTTGACAAAAGTCCAAACATGACAGTCTCAGAAATTTTTCCAACCATAATCATTCTTATAGAAGAACTACAATAATCTGTATTAGTATTTGACGATTATTAGAATGACAACTCCTTCCACTTCAAAGGAAGCAATGTGTAAGAATCAAGAAACCTTCCATAAAAGATATATCAGATAACAAAGCAATGTTCTAAAAACGGGCACATCAAATTAAAAAGCAATATTAACCAAATCTATTGGGAATTTGAAATTACTATTTATAACCTTGACAAGATAATATGTTCACAAACATGATTCATCAGGATCATCATTTAAAAAAGACATGAACAACCTCCATACATTGCAACAGTTGTTCATGTTTATACAAAACATGCTCATGAACTTCAAACAAACAGAAATagaaaacttatattagtaaGAACACATAAAAAAAGGAATCAAATTATGGACCCAAAGGCaatatacaactctttgaaaaataaaacaGTAATGCTAGAAACATAGTCTATTTATTGTAGAAAGCCAAAAAGAACTCAATTTGCTCCAAAGGAAAATATCAGCATTGCATGCAATTCTATGTCATAAAAACTTTAAACCAAGATCGAAACAGATACATTCTTCACTAAATTTACAATCTTTCATTTGTAAATTTGTTTAATGAACTTATTGAAACCTttaatgtaatgtaatgtaaCGCAGGTTCTTTATGGGCATAAATGTACTAATGGCTCACCCACCTAAAGCCTGCATATTGATATTTGTCCATGTTTACAGCAGCTACACAGACTTGAGTGCTCTGCCAAGAATTAGGACAACTAAAGAACCCATTAAAATTAGTTCATAACATAATATTTTCCAGAGAGCTAGCAGacaataataacataattatGTCTTTAGTTCATAACATAATATCTACTCAACAAGTGGAATGTTGTTTGCATGTGAACATATTTTAGATTTCTGGGTAGTCCACTAAAGTGCACAAAATTTAAGAGTAAATGTTGTTTGCATGTGAACATATTTTAGACCTAAGAATCTAGTCACAAAAATAAATTCCAGTATCACACAAACTCCATATATTATGTAAATTGTTTGATCTTACATCAACCAGTACACAAGTAGGTACTCCAAGAAATAGAAGATAATTTAACTTGCTGAGTACTTTTCTCTTCTACTCTGACATGAttcaattattttcttatatatttatatgatctACCCTCAGGCACAACAAACTTATTACATGGTCATTAGTTCAACACATTCTGCTTATAGGAATTACACATAATTAATCCAACTCATGTCATGAGGGGTAACACTACTGGAGACAATACCACCACTAACAGGTAACATATTCTTAGACTCTTAGTGGATATAAAAGTTATGGACTGCCCATGTTTACAAAACCCTAAAGGATGCAGTTCACCAGATTGATGATTAGAAATTCCAATGGTAACCTATGGAATGCATTTCTTTTACAAACTTATACAAAAAAGGATATAGAGGTAAACCTTAAACATTCCTTCAAGTTTGTTTGTAAACTAGCTGCCACACTCTGTCTTCAGCTGCAGCATCGCAAGAACATAacaaattaacaatttaatacaATCTTCTGAAGACACACCATTTAATGCGAAGAACATACTGACCTTAGAAATCATGGATTTCTCTGCATCAATAGAAGCACTCTTCCCTAACAACTGCCTTTTAGCAAGATCTTTCTTATAGAATGCTTCAAAAACATCCTTGCCCTTAATTATCAACAAAAATGCCATTCACAACTCTAGCATTAACTAGTGAggcaagaaagaaagaaatgcaCAAAAGGAAAACTGTTACTTGGGGGAAAAaagtaaatttaatcatttttgtgGGAAACTCTACCTGGATGAACCTGAATAAAACCAAAACTTTATCAAGTGTACCCTCTAATTCCTCTTCAGAAGTACCCTTATTACCATCACGAAGCTTTTCATCCAGAAACTTAGCAATAAGCTCAGTAGGTCGATTCTATTAAACACAATAAAGTTCGACCATCAGTCAAGTTCAAAATATGATGATCTAAATTAGGAATTTACTTTACTGGTTTAAAGGTAAATGAACatgcagtttaaaaataaaataatctccAAATACAAAGGACAAACATGCTAACCTGACGAAGATTAATTAGATGCTCAAAAGAATCCTTAATGGTGTTGCAAAATGCCTCATTCTTGGAAAAGCTTTCTTCTAATATGGAGTCAAGTGAAGCCTTGAATTCTAACAAGGAAGACACCATGTCCTTGTCGTTCTCTTCATCCATGACAATGCTCTGCCCAGTTCTCTAAATATATGAGCTTATGGCCTGCCTGAGTGATTTGCATTGACCCTTGAAAACAGTGAGTACATCCTCCGAAGGTCCTCGATACGGTGTCCATCCATCAGCATCATAAATCCCTGCACAAATTAGAGAAACCATAGCTACTAAGAAGATGCAAATTCAAGGTCTTCAAAGCACAAAGAACAactaaaaattcaattcacaCCTTATCAAGAATGACAGGTATATGGCGTTCCAGCAGTTGCCTTTCTACTGTTGCTATAAGCGGCTTTCTCGTAAAAGCATCCAGGTAGAGTAAGCatctttcattttcttcatttAACCTCATCTGAAGGAATACGCACAAAAAGCCATTTCCACCTTCTGGGGTTCCTGATTCAGGGCAGAATTCCCAGACTTGATGAACGCCGGTGTCTGGTGTTAAGAATCGGTGTTGGCTGATGGCAAGCAGAAGATCAGGTGTCAAGGataggggaaggggaaggggaagggaaagggaaaggaaaattttcctgaaaatgtCTTATCGAATCAGaaacggtaagacattttccaaaactAAAGGCTACTATTTCCCGTGTTTGTAATTAATTTTACATagggaaaatattttccaacaaacaAACACCGAAAAATGTGGAAAACCAATTCTGGAAAATATTTTTCTcctatcaaacagaccctaaaatTGAGGCACATGCCAGAGTATGACGTGGCAATCCACCTCCataacaaaagaaacaaacaagccCTACTCACTCAAAAACctcatttctttctttcattttttatttttcttcccaTCGTGTTTCTGAGCTGAAATAATAccaaacccaaaaagaaaaaagaaacttgAAATCTCTCTTGAAACTTCTTCGATTTCTCATcccaaactaaaattaaaaataaaattccccACCccccatttcttttttcttttttaaaaaactcCCTTCTTTTCTCTCCATTAAATTCGCTCAAGCTCTCCCTCAATCCAATTTAAACACTTATTTTCTCTAGATTGAACTTGATgatctagggtttttttttattttttttattttcagcttTCAATTATTATTCTAAAACCGAAATTTTGTTGTTTGGGGGATAAGAAAATCGAAAAAGAATCATGGAAATGGAGATAGTAGGTGATGTGGCATCTCTTGACCCTGATTTACTTCAGCTCCCTGAGCTCTCTCCTTTAGCTCTCAAATCCAATCCTTTTCTCGCTGAACAGCTCTTCTCTCTTTGGCTTTCCCTCCCAGAAACTGGTCGCCTGGTAagcttttgttcttttttttttttactattcaaATGATCTTGCTTTTCAGATCTTTCTTGTTTCTATTTatgacctttttttttgtttgattaaaaTTAGGTTAAGAATCTGCTTGCTGATGTGAAAACGGGGACGTCCACTGGGAATTCCATGAGTATTAATGTTTCTACAACCAATTCGTTGCCTTCCATGTTTCCTGCTGCAAGTACTCCTCCGCTGTCACCTCGTAGTACTTCCGGTTCTCCTCGTACTGTCAAACAACGGTCTGGTCTTTCTTCTTTAGGCTCGCCTCTTAAAATAGTTAGTGAACCAGTCCGTGAAGTCATACCCCAGGTTTGTTGACAAATTTAAAAGTGCTTTTGTTGAATAAACGGTTGCTGATAATAGAGTTCTAAGGAAAAGAAATGTtggcttttttatttttatttttgcagttTTACTTTAAAAATGGTCGTCCACCTCCAAACGAATTGAAAGAGCAGTGCTTGTTTGCGATTGATAAGCACTTCTATGGTCATTTGGGATTGCAGATTCATGGTGAAGAAACGTTCATGGTTTTTAGTCAGAATTGGCTTTTGTATTTTCCTGGTTTTTGCTGGTGTTattaaatgttttgtgttttgatgGCAGAGTTTAAGGCGGTAACTAAAGAGATTTGCAAATTACCATCTTTTTTCTCCACCGCTCTGTTTAGGAAAATTGATATCAACAATAGAGGTATTGTGACCGGGTATGTTTCAGTGCtctttttatttaatagtttCTTGATATGCGTAGCGGTCTAATTTACATGATGTCTTTGTAGGACTAGGACCATTGATTCATAGATTGTAATAGATGAAGCACCTGCTACAAAAATGTTGTTAACCTTACAACAGACTTTGTGGCCACACTACTTTTAATCCAAAAggtttttgttgtggttgcactCCTTTTCAAATCTCCATTTTTATTAGAGACCCCTTTCTATGGAATCAGGAATAGCCTGATTAGTAGTGATATATGATCTTTGAATAGTAGTGCTATATGATCCTTGACTATATAGGCATTTCCATGGTTTGCATCTCTTTTTGAGTTAATTCTTTGACTGCGCATTAATAGGCTGTGATTGGTAGTTAAGGGAAGGGTTGGATGGCTGTCCTAATTACAGGAAACTCCTGACATGGGTTTTGATTGACTTGGTGCTGAAGCTTTGATATTACAATGCTTGAATAGAGCTTTAGAAATTGAGTACTTATGTACTCTTCTTTATGGTTTAGGATGGTGAGTGAATGATGGTGCTTACTTGTTCTTTATGCTAAAAAAGCTTGAATAGTTTTTTATGGTAAGGAACCTTGCGATAGTCTTATAaactttcaatattattatttatcttttaggcCCTTCTTATATTATGTACACTTGCTATCAGAGACTTGATTTTGTCTATGAAACATGATTAGTTATTACAgaattatgaaattataagttcTCGGATTGTTTAACTTCTGTTTTTAAAGTAAATACATTATAATTTGGTGTGAACTTATGTATGCTGGAATGAATCTTAGGGATCAATTTGTCAATTATTGGATTGGAGGCAACATGTTAACAGTGGATTTAGCAACCCGAATCTATACAATTCTTAAGCAACCTGATTGCAGATACCTTACTCAGGTATATTCAGATATCTTCAATGCATATTACTTGATCATATCCAAAGGACAACTCAGCCAGGAAAGAAAGTACTGTGATTTCATTAATGTGCATCCATGTGCCTTGTTATTTTAGTAGGAAGGTTTGTGGTTGCACAGTTAATAAGTTATGTGCCTTCTTTAAGTAATTGGTACTTAATGCAGGATGATTTCAGACCCCTTTTACATGAACTTTTGGCATCTCATCCAGGGCTGGAGTTTTTACAAAGTACCCCAGAATTCCAGGAAAGATATGGTATGACAACAATCATTTGAAgaaatatatttgttaatttGAGTATCTATTCCTGTTGTCTAGAATCCACACTTCACGCATGTAAAAGGGCCCAAAACTCACCTGATTGTAGCTTACTGCATTTTTGCATTCGTATTTTAACATGTAGTATCACCAAATTGGATTTAGTCCCAGCATTTGTTGCTAGGTCTACCCTAGCAATAGAACTGTTGCAAAATTACTTGGCATTCTGCATCCTGTGATATTACTTTTAGGCCTGTTCTCCTTTGTctatattaagttttttttcttgTCAGCTAGTTATGTGATATGATTTGACTAATATGGCTCTAGTCCCTCTACCATGCTGAATTTGGGATTTAATCCTTCTATTTTAGTTTGTTAAAATTTGgtctttctaattttataatgttattactAGATCCAAATTGATAACACTGTTAACTGCTGCCATTAAAGTGATGATGTGGATTTTCTTGAATCTGTCAATACTATTAACAGTGTTATCAGTCAGCAGTTAATACTATTAACACTGTAACGGTAGCAGTTAATGTTATTAGCGGATTCAAATTGGTAATGCTGTTAACTGTTGCTGATAATGTGATGACTTGGATTTCCACGAATCTGTTAACACTGTTATCAGTTAACAGTTAATACTGTTAACTCTTTAAGTTAGCAATGGCGTTTCAATCTTAACCTATTAATAGCAATataaaagtagagggattaaatctcaaatttcaagatagtagagggactaaaactATTATTAGATCGATATGATTCTGCTCTTACGTATTTTAACTTCTTTTGGTTGTAACAGCTGAAACTGTCATATACAGaatattttactatataaatAGATCAGAAACGGGTCGTCTTACCCTCCGGGAGTTGAAGCGTGGGAACTTAATTGCTGCAATGCAGCATGTGGATGAAGAGGAAGATATTAACAAAGTATTAAGGTAAAATAGTCAGCTGAAAGCATGCGGTTAGATAACCTTGTTTCTAATTCAGCATTTTGGTCTTTGTTCTTTATATGATGAATTAactttttattctaatatttgctAGGTACTTCTCTTATGAACACTTCTATGTAATATACTGCAAGTTTTGGGAGCTCGACACCGACCATGATTTTTTGATAGACAAAGAGAACCTTATCAGATATGGTAACCATGCTCTTACCTACCGGATTGTTGATAGAATTTTTTCTCAGGTTTGAATTTGTctcattattttctattatttacaTAAATCATTTCAGATTTAAGTGGCAAGTTTTCCTGCTATATCagagaataaataaaagagataaaTCTTTTTGGTTTTTCAGGTTCCAAGGAAATTTAGAAGTCGGGTTGAGGGAAAAATGGGCTATGAAGATTTTGTTTACTTTATATTGTCAGAGGAGGATAAATCTTCAGAACCTGGTCTGGAGTACTGGTATATTTCCTATTCGTTTCCTTAGTTGAAGCACATAAATACTTTCTTTTTTGGTGATCTCTTACTGGTTTTATGTGTATATGATGTTGGAAGTCCGTCTAGAAACTTATGGGCTATGTGTTCTTAACCTCTCTTTGTTTCTGAGTTGCAAacaaatttgagtattttggttCATCATATGTATTTGTTGATTGCCTGTTCTTTTAGTGCAATCCAAATGGTTGATAGTTTGCTTATGGATCCTTTTCAACCAATAAGATATGAGAGATCAATGAATGATAGATCAAGATGATACTAAAGTGATCACATGTTAGAGCCTTATATTCTCTTATTTTTCCTGTGAACCGCCGTTAGGacaaacaaattgaaaatattctAAATTGTTCTTCCTTTTTGACTGCTAGGCTGAGAAATTGTTTTAGATATGCCTGCCTGTGTTTGAAGAATTTAAAGTTTGCAATCTCTGATCATGGGCATGAGCTTGTTTGATAAAATTTTGCTGCATTTTTCTTATTAGTCTCATTGTTGGTATAACCAATATTTAATAATGACAATGTTACCTGACTGGCCAGTTTGTTCGATTCAGGTTTAAATGCATTGATTTAGATGGAAATGGGGTGCTTACACCGAATGAAATGCAATTCTTTTATGAGGAACAGTTACATCGAATGGAGTGTATGACCCAAGAACCAGTGCtatttgaggatatattgtgccAGATTTTTGACATGATTGGACCAGAGGTCACCCCTGGATTCTCTACTGATGTATCATCTGTCTTTTGACTGCGTTTAGACAAACATTATTGCATACAACATAATTCTGCATGACTAGTGCTAATGCGTGATTGGTTGATTACAGAATGATGGCTACATCACTCTCCGTGACTTAAAGGGATGCAAACTTTCTGGGAATGTATTCAATATTCTTTTCAATCTCAATAAGTTTATTGCTTTTGAGAGTCGTGACCCTTTTCTTATTCGTCAGGTAAATGCATGTTTAACTTTGAACTTTAGCGTCATTTTATGTAATATTTCTTCTTAAAGTGCTGATCACAAGATATATTTATATTAGGAGCGTGAAAATCCAACATTGACAGAGTGGGATCGCTTTGCACATAGAGAATATATCAGGCTTTCTATGGAAGAAGATGTCGAGGATGCTTCAAATGGAAGCGGGGATATCTGGGATGAATCATTTGAAGCTCCCTTTTGAAATTAGTTAGGTACGTTGGCAAGAGgtggttgttgttgttgttgttgttgttgttgttgtaaaTACATGAGAGTGaaaattgttgttttcttttccaggtatttttttttcaattgcagAAATgataaatttcaagttttatgTCTAGATGATTCATATCGGGTGGTCATGTTACTGAAATCATTATTAATGAGTATaaatttgaagaaattagagtACCCCAAATTTGACAGCTCTAGATGCATAAAGATGTACGCGGCCATGTCTTTAACCCGATATCTCTTTAAGCATAATCTGTTTGAGGAATTTGGTTCTGGGTTTTGAGCATTTTCAGAGGTCCACACTCTACAACAGATGGAGGTTTGTGTATTAATCAAAACAGTGTTAATTTAGTTGTTGGCAACACATTGATAGTGTAGTTTTGAGTGGAGATGGAAATGTCAAGAGCTTTCTGCTTGTATCTTCTATCTTAGAATACCAGAAGCTTTATTGATTGTGTAGGAGCAGTTGCAGAAATAGGGAACTTTGTGCTGCCCATTTAATGATATGATAATGtaaaatgaaaatcaaatatTTGTCCTAAAATTGGTGAATCTCTTTTTGATTCTCTGCTTTAATCTCGTAAGCTCACACTCATAATATATACTAGAAGTAGAATCATACCCGGggattttcaaatataatttcatttctatttaattaacaatatctcactaaatt includes these proteins:
- the LOC107897886 gene encoding serine/threonine protein phosphatase 2A regulatory subunit B''beta isoform X2, which gives rise to MEMEIVGDVASLDPDLLQLPELSPLALKSNPFLAEQLFSLWLSLPETGRLVKNLLADVKTGTSTGNSMSINVSTTNSLPSMFPAASTPPLSPRSTSGSPRTVKQRSGLSSLGSPLKIVSEPVREVIPQFYFKNGRPPPNELKEQCLFAIDKHFYGHLGLQIHEFKAVTKEICKLPSFFSTALFRKIDINNRGIVTGDQFVNYWIGGNMLTVDLATRIYTILKQPDCRYLTQDDFRPLLHELLASHPGLEFLQSTPEFQERYAETVIYRIFYYINRSETGRLTLRELKRGNLIAAMQHVDEEEDINKVLRYFSYEHFYVIYCKFWELDTDHDFLIDKENLIRYGNHALTYRIVDRIFSQVPRKFRSRVEGKMGYEDFVYFILSEEDKSSEPGLEYWFKCIDLDGNGVLTPNEMQFFYEEQLHRMECMTQEPVLFEDILCQIFDMIGPENDGYITLRDLKGCKLSGNVFNILFNLNKFIAFESRDPFLIRQERENPTLTEWDRFAHREYIRLSMEEDVEDASNGSGDIWDESFEAPF
- the LOC107897886 gene encoding serine/threonine protein phosphatase 2A regulatory subunit B''beta isoform X1, producing MEMEIVGDVASLDPDLLQLPELSPLALKSNPFLAEQLFSLWLSLPETGRLVKNLLADVKTGTSTGNSMSINVSTTNSLPSMFPAASTPPLSPRSTSGSPRTVKQRSGLSSLGSPLKIVSEPVREVIPQFYFKNGRPPPNELKEQCLFAIDKHFYGHLGLQIHEFKAVTKEICKLPSFFSTALFRKIDINNRGIVTGDQFVNYWIGGNMLTVDLATRIYTILKQPDCRYLTQDDFRPLLHELLASHPGLEFLQSTPEFQERYAETVIYRIFYYINRSETGRLTLRELKRGNLIAAMQHVDEEEDINKVLRYFSYEHFYVIYCKFWELDTDHDFLIDKENLIRYGNHALTYRIVDRIFSQVPRKFRSRVEGKMGYEDFVYFILSEEDKSSEPGLEYWFKCIDLDGNGVLTPNEMQFFYEEQLHRMECMTQEPVLFEDILCQIFDMIGPEVTPGFSTDNDGYITLRDLKGCKLSGNVFNILFNLNKFIAFESRDPFLIRQERENPTLTEWDRFAHREYIRLSMEEDVEDASNGSGDIWDESFEAPF